One region of Cucurbita pepo subsp. pepo cultivar mu-cu-16 chromosome LG03, ASM280686v2, whole genome shotgun sequence genomic DNA includes:
- the LOC111791255 gene encoding probable inorganic phosphate transporter 1-3, with the protein MAQELGVLNALDVAKTQWYHFTAIIIAGMGFFTDAYDLFCIAVVSKLLGRIYYYSPGSARPGSLPPNVSAAVSGVALCGTLAGQLFFGWLGDKLGRKKVYGITLILMVLCSFGSGLSFGHSAKATMTTLCLFRFWLGFGIGGDYPLSATIMSEYANKKTRGAFIAAVFAMQGFGILAGGIVALIVAAAFNNRFSAPAYEVDAVGSTVPEADYVWRVVLMFGAIPAGMTYYWRMKMPETARYTALVAKNAKQAAVDMSRVLQVELEAEEEKLEKIVATSKNSFGLFSREFLRRHGLHLLGTTSTWFLLDIAFYSQNLFQKDIFTAIGWLPPAKTMSALEECFRIAKAQTLIALCGTVPGYWFTVALIDIIGRFTIQLIGFIMMTIFMFAIAFPYNHWILKENRIGFLVMYSLTFFFANFGPNATTFIVPAEIFPARLRSTCHGISAAAGKAGAIVGAFGFLYAAQNPDASKTDPGYPPGFGVKNSLIALGCINFLGGLLTLLVPEPKGKSLEELTGENEAPEEDAAAAQPGNRAGQV; encoded by the exons ATGGCTCAAGAATTGGGAGTTCTAAATGCACTCGATGTTGCAAAGACCCAATGGTACCATTTCACAGCGATCATTATAGCGGGAATGGGGTTCTTCACGGACGCCTACGATCTTTTCTGCATTGCCGTGGTTTCGAAGTTGCTCGGTCGGATATACTACTACTCGCCTGGCTCTGCTCGACCCGGCTCGCTTCCTCCTAATGTCTCGGCTGCTGTTAGCGGGGTCGCGCTCTGTGGAACTCTGGCCGGGCAGCTGTTCTTTGGGTGGCTTGGTGACAAGTTGGGTAGGAAGAAAGTGTATGGTATTACTTTGATTCTCATGGTGCTTTGCTCGTTTGGGTCAGGGCTTAGCTTTGGGCACTCTGCCAAAGCAACTATGACCACTTTGTGCCTATTCCGCTTCTGGCTTGGCTTTGGGATTGGCGGTGATTACCCACTTTCCGCTACTATTATGTCTGAATATGCCAACAAGAAAACTCGTGGGGCTTTTATAGCTGCTGTCTTTGCCATGCAAGGATTTGGCATTTTGGCTGGTGGGATCGTTGCTTTGATTGTCGCAG CTGCATTCAACAACAGGTTCTCAGCTCCCGCATACGAAGTGGATGCGGTGGGCTCAACCGTACCAGAGGCGGACTACGTATGGCGAGTAGTTCTAATGTTTGGAGCCATCCCCGCTGGTATGACATACTACTGGCGTATGAAAATGCCAGAAACTGCCCGTTACACAGCTCTGGTGGCGAAGAACGCCAAGCAAGCGGCGGTGGACATGTCAAGAGTGTTGCAAGTGGAGCTGGAGGCAGAGGAAGAGAAATTAGAGAAAATCGTGGCGACAAGCAAAAACAGTTTCGGGTTGTTTTCCAGAGAGTTTCTGAGACGGCATGGGCTCCATTTACTAGGAACCACCAGCACTTGGTTCTTATTGGACATCGCATTTTACAGCCAAAACCTCTTCCAAAAAGACATCTTTACAGCAATTGGTTGGCTCCCTCCCGCAAAAACCATGAGTGCTCTGGAGGAGTGCTTCAGAATCGCCAAGGCCCAAACGCTGATTGCGCTTTGTGGAACCGTGCCAGGGTATTGGTTCACCGTGGCTTTAATTGACATCATTGGGAGATTCACCATCCAATTAATTGGGTTCATAATGATGACTATTTTCATGTTTGCCATTGCATTTCCTTACAATCAttggattttgaaagagaatcGAATTGGGTTTCTGGTGATGTATTCACTCACCTTCTTCTTCGCCAATTTTGGGCCCAACGCCACCACTTTCATCGTTCCAGCTGAAATCTTCCCTGCCAGGCTGAGGTCCACGTGTCATGGGATCTCCGCCGCCGCGGGTAAGGCCGGAGCAATCGTTGGGGCATTTGGGTTCTTGTACGCAGCGCAGAATCCGGACGCATCCAAAACCGACCCTGGTTACCCACCGGGTTTCGGTGTTAAGAACTCTCTCATTGCACTTGGTTGCATCAACTTCCTCGGCGGTTTGCTCACATTGTTGGTGCCGGAACCTAAAGGAAAATCACTGGAGGAATTGACCGGCGAGAACGAGGCGCCGGAGGAAGACGCCGCCGCCGCCCAACCG